Genomic window (Vicinamibacteria bacterium):
CCATGCAGACGGGCCAGGAAAAGCATGGCATGCAGACGTTCAACCAGAGCCTCGCCACGCTCTATTTCAAGAAGCAGATCACGCTTCAGCTCGCCCTCTCGATGTCCTCGAACCCCGACGAGCTCCAGGACATGATCAATCGCGGAACGGGTCTGACCCCGGCATCTCAGCAACAGCGGCCTCTTTCCGCTGGAGGCCGGCCGGGGGTGGTGCGGCGTTGAGCGGTTTGCCGAAGGATAGTAAGATAGCTGGCACCCAGAGACAGCAATGAGTCAGTGGCGTTCC
Coding sequences:
- a CDS encoding type IV pili twitching motility protein PilT, translating into MQTGQEKHGMQTFNQSLATLYFKKQITLQLALSMSSNPDELQDMINRGTGLTPASQQQRPLSAGGRPGVVRR